Within the Gossypium raimondii isolate GPD5lz chromosome 12, ASM2569854v1, whole genome shotgun sequence genome, the region CTCCTATACCTGTGGGTGATGGGTTTAATGAGTATGAAAGTTCTCTCAAACGTCAAAAGTCTACCACTTCAAAGGTGTGGGATGAAATGACAAAGCTTGAATGCgagaacaaaaatgaattgaagGCACAATGTAATCACTGTAAGACTATCTTCTCTACTAAATCTTCTAGTGGAACCTCTCATTTAAGAAGTCATCTAAATAGCTGTTTGAAAAAAGTTAATAAGGACATCACTCAATACACCATAGCCACTCAACCATCACCCGAAGGTGTTCCATCTATAAAAAACTACAAGTTTGATGCTGATGAGTGTCGTAAAGCTATTTCTACTTTTCTTGTGTGTGGCAAGCATTCATTTAGGACAATTGAAGAACCGGGCTTTAGATACATGATGAGAATTGCTAGtcctaattttaagaatataagtaGACATACAGCTGCTACGGATGTCCTAATGTATTATGCAAAAGAGAGAGATCGTGTTAAAGAAGAGTTGGCTAAAGCACCTAGTTTAGTTTGTCTAACTTCTGATAATTGGAACTCAGAGCATACtaatgatgaatatatttgCATTACTATTCATTGGGTTGACAAAGATTGGAAGCTACAAAAGAGAATCATAAGGTTTAGAGCTTTATTTCCTCCGTATGATGGTTTGAACATAGCGgatgaatttgttttatgtttatctcAATGGGGTatagataagaaaatttttagcatcACTTTGGATAATGCTTCTTATAATGATGTTATGGTTTCTTGTCTTAAAAATCGTTTTCGTGAAAACCGAGCTATTTTGTGTGATGGtgctttttttcaagttagatgTTGTGCACATATATTGAATCTCATAGTTAAAGCTGGTTTGGTACTTGCTGATGATGTTGTTGGTAAGACTCGAAATGGAATTAGGTACATAAGAAAGTCGGGAATTCGTAGGAAAAGATTTTATGATGTGGCcgacaaaagttttcatttgaatGTGACCAAAAAGTTGCATCAAGATGTGTGTGTGAGATGGAATTCTACTTATTTGATGCTTGAATCTTCTCTTTACTATAAAGATGTGCTAGATTATTGGGGCCAACGGGATAAAGATTATCAAATGTTTGCACTTTCTAACGAGGAGTGGAGAAATGTTGttattctttgcaaatttttgaaagtctTTTATGATGTGACTTGTGTTTTTTCTGTTTCTAATTATTCAACGGCTAATCTTTATTTTAGAGGAGTTTGGAAGGTTCACAAGGTCTTGCTTGATATAGTTAAAGGTCCTTTTTCGTTTTTAACTCCAATGGTTAAGCAAATgcaagagaaatttaataagtattaatgAGTATTCGTTGATATTGTCATGTCTTTGCAATTTTAGATCCTCGTTACAAGTTGAATTATGTGCAGTATTGCTTTAATACAATCTATGGTATTCATGCTTCAGATTTTGTTGAGACCATTCTTAGCAATCTTAGACTCTTGTTTGATGAGTATGTTAAGAAATCCAAATCAACGTCTTCCTCTTTGGCTGGGAGTTCTAATGTTTCGGATAAAAATCCTGTTGATTCTGGTTTAGATGAACACAATGATAGTAGTGCTGATTTTGGGGGATATTTTGATGAGAGTGATGATTATAAACGGTATTTAAATGAATCTAGCACTAGGAGTGAGAAGTCACAGTTGGACATTTATTTGGAAGAACCGGAGCTTGAGTTGAATAGTCAAATAGATGTTTTAGATTATTGGAGCAAAAGTTCAGTTCGATACAATGAGCTTTCATTATTGGCTCGTGATCTTTTGGCAATTCCAATATCGACTGTAGCTTCTGAATCGGCTTTTAGCATGGGTAAGAAAGTTATCACACCTTTGAGGAGTTCGCTTAAGCCAAAAACGGTTCAAGCCGTTGTTTGCTTGGATGATTGGATGCGAGCTAAGGGATTTTCAGTAGGTAATTATTATTCTCGTTTATTGttcgaattttatattattttttcatcaatttgattatctaattatttattcttatttcatgttagaaattGGTTGCAAAAAGGACGATGAGGACGATGACGACGATAAgaacgatgatgatgatgatgtttctTCAATAGCTTTTTCAGataatttctttctaaatgtttaaaatttaatttagcttacaatttatattttgttatgaaattaaatatgttgatggattaatgtatgaatattatagtttgttgcttaattttccaaagtcattttggaGGTATATGTACTTGTGGGGTTGAACTTATGTTTTCTTATCTCAAACATAGTTTGAAGCAAAATTAGAGATTGGGATTTTCAATGCTTGATTTTGTTGTGATTATTATGATTAACAACAAACATATGACTAAAACTTTGTACTAACATTTAAACAGTGGCattcaaattttttagatttattcgATTAATTATCATATTCTTTCTTGATATGCTATGCTAGATTTGGACATTCATTTGATACATTCTAGTTGATCTCTTTTCATCTAGTAACTTTGATCTTTggattaaaacttttaaaaagaaaaaagttgagCTTTACCATTTTAAGTATAGAGTATAGAATAAGAAGTTAAGAACTGActccatattttaaaatttatataataagtaTTTTTGGCTACTTTTGTCTTACTTATTAAATTGAGTATGGAACTATGGATCAAAGATCAATGAGAGTAATAGTATGgatcaattttgatattgttatcctttaaaagcataaaatgtaatgatatgataaactttaaaatatttaagttaaaagttaaaagttaaaaggaattaaattcttagttaattgtttgtaattacttgtataatcattttttatttttaagatttgattgtttgtaattaaattcaaattaattgtttgtaattaaattcaaataagtaatcttattttatttttttgttcattatatacaaaaaaaattacaatttgatatttgatataaattcaataacaattaattttaataacaattagttttaacttttaagtcaaaaaaaaacgggctgggcccgggcttcatatttttttcacgGGCCGGGCCTGGAAAAAAtgtcaggcccatatttcgggtcgagccgggcccgggcctaagaaatgggctaaaatttttttatgggtccgaacccggcctggcccggcccatgagcacctctagtggGTCTCCCATTgtgatcaaaatatttatatataacacTATTGTTGGGATCGAcctgattaagcaacaagtaaaaaaaatagcggaataaattgagaaattgaacacacaaatttaacgtggaaaaccccttccaaagaggataaaaaaaccataggcaaatataattttattataatggcaaaagaacgaagagtacaaaagatggagataaaaactaaaccccgaaaacccgaaaacaaagaaccctcaaaacataaacacaaaattctctaaatgtgttatgagttctaatgttgtaaaagagcctatttataggctaaattcataggtcaaataataataaaataatctagactaatcagagtttaacaggaagattatttttcaaatttgactgaaataggagtcatactcaacaacTATCAATTAGAGACCTTAAAAGCTCACACTTTATGCATGACCTTTGAGCTATGTAGAAAGGTAATTCCTCTAAAtgccattgtttttttttatcggATAAGCTTTATGCTTTATTAGCTTTAGCTTAGGCACATGCCGTGCGTGTTGGAGTTAGAGGTGAGCGTTCAATTGAgtcgaatcgaatgaaaaattttcaagtttatcgAGCTGACAAATTCTATATATCATCCTAACTcagtttgaaattttctcgaattgagttgagtgagatgaaatttgaattgaatggaattgaatatatttgttcgagttaaattaaaaaaaatgattttgggtccttgtaacacACCACccaccgtaatcaaatttgttattaacttttatcccctcataatttatttgctAATCTTTTATGTACGATTTGGcttctttgtttgcttatttatttcaattattttcttattcttatcaccatgtattttgaaattaaaaatatattaaatataaaaatataatttttaataaaattattttaaagataaaatgtgaaattgataccaacataaaattttaacacaaatattttatagcatcattaataattcaattgcaacaaaatttgataaagattcaacatgattaaaaattcaataatataaatagtacaaaatgtgaaatttaatttaataatataaatagtagaaataaatttgaaaaaaaaatttggggtttggaaagaagtaaaaattttggaagaaagCAAAAGGAAAACAGTTTTGGAGAGTTTTGGggaagtaaaaggaaaaaaaaatttgggcaaaataaaatttttgtggcggaagtaaaagtttttggaaaaaagtgaaggaaaaaaaatttaagggtttcGAAAAGTACAATTTTGTATTtggtttatttgaattatttaaattattcgaatttaaaaattcaattcgaataatttgaattctTTTCCGAGCCAGGCTAATGCTTTTGACTGAAAATACATGGTGATGGTGTAATTCTTAGGAATATTAGTAAACATATTTTGATGGGTACCGGCTACCGACTACGGGCCATGGACAAAGTGAGGTCGTTGCTAATAGGATTGTTGGCTTGTAGCTGAGCTGGACACAGTTGCAAGTAAAGGATCTTCCTTTACTAATTTTGGCATGATTTAGATacatgtgaaaaaaaaaatgtttgaaattaaataaatgcaatgaATGTGTTAAAATAAGACAGGGGATTGTATAAAAATGTGCCAAAATTAAGGAGCCGCTGAGACAAACATCATCTATAAATAGGGGCTCATGCAACGTCTCTTGACCACCATAACAAGCTTCGAGAGATCGTAATTACAGAGAGATAAAAGACTGATCGAGATGGAAATAGTTCAAGTTCTTCATATGAATGGAGGAGTTGGAGAAACCAGTTATGCAAAAAACTCTTTACTTCaggtatgtatgtatgtatgtatgtatgtatgtatgtatatatgtatgtatgctgTGATTTTTTAACCTGAAATATCTTGGACAGCAAAAGGTGATAACCATGACAAAGCCAATCACAGAGGACGCAATAACTAAGCTCTATTGCAGCAAATATCCGGAAGAAATAGCCATTGCAGATTTGGGTTGTTCTTCGGGACCTAATACTTTCTTTTTGGTATCTGAACTTCTCAAAGTGGTGGATAGTGTTCGCCAAAAGATAGGCCAAAAATCCCCCGAGTATCAAGTGTTTCTGAATGATCTTCCTGGGAATGATTTCAACACCATTTTCAGGTCCTTGTCCATCTTCCAAAACAAACTGAGGAAGCAACTTGGACCCGACAGCGGACCATGTTTTTTCACGGGAGTACCTGGTTCTTTCTACGGAAGGCTTTTCAGGAAAAACAGCCTTCATTTCGTACACTCTTCCTATAGTCTTCACTGGCTATCCCAggtttagtttatatattaatgtTGTATTGTGTATATATCATTAATCATTTTAGAATGGAAAAGAGTCTGTAATTTATGAATGaactattttgatttgatccaggTTCCTCAAGGGCTGGAAAGTAATAAACGGAACATTTACATGGCTCGCACAAGTCCACCAGACGTGCTTAAGGCATATTATGTGCAATTCCAAAAGgatttttccttgtttttgaAGTGTAGATCAGAGGAACTGGTGGATGGAGGGCGTATGGTTTTGACACTTATAGGGAGAAGAAGT harbors:
- the LOC105763261 gene encoding S-adenosyl-L-methionine:benzoic acid/salicylic acid carboxyl methyltransferase 3; translation: MEIVQVLHMNGGVGETSYAKNSLLQQKVITMTKPITEDAITKLYCSKYPEEIAIADLGCSSGPNTFFLVSELLKVVDSVRQKIGQKSPEYQVFLNDLPGNDFNTIFRSLSIFQNKLRKQLGPDSGPCFFTGVPGSFYGRLFRKNSLHFVHSSYSLHWLSQVPQGLESNKRNIYMARTSPPDVLKAYYVQFQKDFSLFLKCRSEELVDGGRMVLTLIGRRSDDPSSKECCYFWELLAMALSDMLVEGLIEEEKLNSFNIPMYTPSPAEVKYEVVKEGSFNIDRLEVTEVNWNAYLDETDLSDAFKDGGYNVAKCMRAVAEPLLASYFGEEILDEVFRRYREIISDRLSKEKNEFVNVTVSLIKP